From Psychrobacillus sp. FSL K6-2836, a single genomic window includes:
- the mutS gene encoding DNA mismatch repair protein MutS, with product MTTQTPMMQQYLKIKEDYIDAFLFFRLGDFYELFHEDAIKAAAILEITLTSRKDGIPMCGVPHHSAQGYVETLISKGYKVAICEQVEDPKHAKGVVKREVVRLVTPGTIIEGKAMQTKSNYFIASADLLAANEVAFAYLDVSTGVGFTTILSGDEKEVVQELLAIQAKELIVSEQMYVLINDLSGIHDFTVSIEKEELSDEETYKYVPNHPDQTHQTVKRLLQYIQKTQKQSLLHIQPFTFQQRESFLAMDYHSKRNLELISSIRSGDQKGTLLWLLDETVTAMGGRKLKQWIHQPLANKQSIEIRQEIVTSFLNDFMLREEIKEAFKEVYDLERLVGRIGFGSAGGRDLAQLRQSLSKVPIIKQLLVESEDPVLQKLGTALEDCEDIWRKLQEAISENPPISVKDGGVINNGFHDRLDQLRDASVNGKKWIAELEQKEREITGAKNLKIGYNRIFGYYIELTKSNIHLADESRYVRKQTLANAERYITDELKEKESLILSAEDESLVLEYELFTQVREDIKAYIPLVQKLAKQISELDVFISFAQVAENHRLTKPVFHESNAMIIKEGRHPVVEKMMNNQLYVPNDCVLTEDINMLLITGPNMSGKSTFMRQIAITTVMAQIGCYVPAESAKLPIVDKIFTRIGAADDLAGGQSTFMIEMMESQNAIMNATSKSLLLFDEIGRGTSTYDGMSLAQAMMEYIHENIGANTLFSTHYHELTDLEDSLPKLRNVHVSATEKDGKVVFLHKLKDGPADKSYGIHVAELAQLPEQIITRAREILETFEHQEEMDESAAKVSETQLSFFDEQPKVRKETIVVQENKSSDKIMKKLKKINISGTTPLEALQLLYELQNELE from the coding sequence ATGACTACACAAACACCAATGATGCAACAATACTTAAAAATTAAAGAAGACTACATAGATGCGTTTTTATTTTTTCGTTTAGGTGATTTTTATGAATTATTTCATGAGGATGCTATTAAAGCTGCTGCTATTTTAGAAATTACGCTAACTAGTAGAAAGGACGGTATTCCGATGTGTGGCGTTCCTCATCATTCTGCCCAAGGATACGTCGAAACACTTATTAGTAAGGGTTATAAAGTAGCTATTTGCGAACAAGTGGAAGATCCAAAGCATGCGAAGGGTGTCGTAAAAAGAGAGGTTGTTCGTCTTGTGACACCGGGCACTATAATAGAAGGAAAAGCCATGCAAACGAAGTCAAACTACTTTATTGCTTCCGCTGATTTGCTTGCCGCAAATGAAGTAGCTTTTGCTTATTTAGATGTATCGACGGGTGTTGGATTTACGACCATTCTTTCTGGTGATGAAAAAGAGGTTGTACAGGAGTTACTTGCAATCCAGGCAAAAGAATTGATCGTCAGTGAACAAATGTATGTATTGATCAATGATTTATCTGGTATTCATGATTTCACGGTTTCGATTGAAAAAGAAGAATTATCAGATGAAGAAACTTATAAATACGTTCCGAACCATCCCGATCAAACGCATCAGACGGTGAAACGATTATTACAATACATTCAAAAAACGCAAAAACAATCTCTTTTACATATTCAGCCCTTTACTTTTCAGCAGAGAGAATCCTTTTTAGCAATGGACTATCATTCCAAACGAAATTTAGAGCTTATTTCATCTATTCGAAGTGGCGACCAAAAAGGTACATTATTATGGTTGTTAGATGAAACAGTGACAGCGATGGGTGGACGAAAGTTAAAGCAATGGATTCATCAGCCGCTTGCGAACAAACAATCGATCGAAATACGTCAAGAAATTGTAACGAGTTTTCTGAATGACTTTATGCTTCGTGAAGAAATTAAAGAAGCTTTTAAGGAAGTATATGACCTGGAACGACTTGTAGGTAGAATTGGATTTGGTAGTGCTGGAGGGAGAGACCTTGCCCAGTTAAGACAATCCCTTTCTAAGGTTCCTATTATTAAACAGCTACTCGTTGAATCGGAAGATCCAGTATTGCAAAAACTTGGGACTGCATTAGAGGATTGTGAAGATATTTGGAGAAAGTTACAAGAAGCAATTAGTGAAAACCCTCCGATTTCCGTTAAAGATGGTGGAGTGATTAACAACGGGTTCCACGACCGTCTGGACCAACTTCGTGATGCCTCCGTTAACGGTAAAAAGTGGATTGCAGAGCTTGAGCAAAAGGAAAGAGAAATTACAGGTGCTAAAAACCTAAAAATAGGATATAACCGAATCTTTGGCTACTATATCGAGCTAACAAAATCTAATATTCATCTCGCAGATGAGTCTAGATATGTGCGTAAACAAACGCTTGCGAACGCAGAACGATATATTACAGACGAACTTAAAGAAAAAGAATCGCTTATTTTATCAGCAGAAGATGAAAGCCTAGTTTTGGAATATGAATTATTTACACAAGTTAGAGAAGATATTAAAGCATATATTCCGCTCGTTCAAAAATTAGCGAAACAAATTAGTGAGCTAGATGTTTTTATCTCATTTGCTCAAGTAGCAGAGAACCACCGTTTAACGAAACCTGTTTTCCATGAATCTAACGCAATGATTATTAAAGAAGGAAGACATCCCGTTGTTGAAAAAATGATGAACAACCAGCTATATGTACCTAATGACTGTGTACTTACGGAAGATATTAATATGCTCTTGATCACCGGGCCTAATATGTCAGGTAAAAGTACTTTTATGCGCCAAATAGCAATTACGACTGTGATGGCTCAAATTGGCTGCTATGTACCTGCTGAATCCGCGAAGCTACCAATTGTCGATAAAATATTTACACGCATAGGAGCAGCAGATGATTTGGCAGGTGGGCAAAGTACTTTCATGATTGAAATGATGGAATCACAAAATGCGATTATGAATGCAACAAGTAAAAGCTTGCTTTTGTTTGATGAAATTGGGCGTGGTACTTCTACATATGATGGCATGAGCTTAGCTCAGGCGATGATGGAATATATCCATGAAAATATAGGTGCAAATACGCTATTTTCTACTCATTATCATGAGCTGACAGATTTAGAGGACTCGCTACCAAAGCTTCGAAATGTACATGTGTCAGCAACTGAAAAAGACGGAAAGGTTGTCTTTTTACACAAGCTCAAAGACGGTCCAGCGGATAAAAGTTACGGTATCCATGTAGCAGAGTTGGCTCAACTACCTGAGCAAATTATTACGAGAGCACGTGAAATTTTAGAGACCTTCGAACATCAGGAGGAAATGGATGAAAGTGCTGCTAAAGTTAGTGAAACACAATTATCGTTCTTTGATGAACAACCAAAAGTACGTAAAGAAACAATTGTTGTCCAAGAAAACAAATCGTCCGATAAGATAATGAAAAAATTGAAGAAAATCAATATATCAGGTACAACTCCTTTAGAAGCATTACAACTATTGTACGAACTACAAAACGAGTTAGAATAA
- a CDS encoding YfhE family protein yields MKERKQPHEKFNIKDNGLSSMQEVIYPKDFKRADKEAFNKNQIKK; encoded by the coding sequence ATGAAGGAACGTAAGCAACCACATGAGAAGTTCAATATAAAAGATAATGGATTGTCTTCGATGCAAGAAGTTATATATCCAAAAGATTTCAAACGTGCTGACAAAGAAGCATTTAATAAAAATCAAATTAAAAAGTAA
- the cotE gene encoding outer spore coat protein CotE: protein MKHMRHIVTKAVVAKGKKRTESCEVLRPPNTPSSILGCWVINHTCSSKKHGRYVEVTGKFDINVWYAHHDHSKTSVFTETINYKDRIKLHYRDKDTTGEEVHVRVLQQPNCTEAIIISGGTQFQVTVEREILVEVVGETTICIQVHEAEFEEEWAYGEESSSSSSSNSSNSSGSTGSSKEADDSSSL, encoded by the coding sequence ATGAAACACATGCGCCATATTGTGACGAAAGCTGTTGTTGCTAAAGGTAAAAAGAGAACGGAATCCTGTGAAGTGCTTCGTCCACCAAATACACCGTCTAGTATTTTAGGATGCTGGGTTATTAATCACACATGTTCGTCTAAAAAACACGGAAGATATGTTGAAGTAACTGGGAAATTTGATATTAACGTTTGGTATGCACATCATGATCATTCCAAAACGTCCGTATTTACAGAAACGATCAATTATAAAGATCGTATTAAACTACATTACCGAGATAAAGACACTACTGGGGAAGAAGTACATGTTCGTGTGCTACAGCAACCGAATTGTACTGAGGCAATTATTATTTCGGGAGGTACACAGTTCCAGGTAACAGTAGAAAGAGAGATACTTGTCGAGGTTGTTGGTGAAACAACTATATGTATTCAAGTACATGAAGCAGAATTTGAAGAAGAATGGGCATATGGGGAAGAAAGCTCTTCTAGCTCGTCATCAAACTCATCAAACTCTTCAGGATCCACAGGTTCCTCCAAAGAAGCTGATGATTCTTCGTCACTTTAA
- a CDS encoding nucleotidyltransferase family protein codes for MVIQTKEDIQTLIQEDKWMMEILKTARQLELPDWWICAGFLRSKIWDTLHEYIERTPLADIDVIYFDPNNKEESEEKKWEDQLRCLLPNIPWSVKNQARMHKLNNLPPYKSSVDGIANFPETVTAIGVKLDEQNKIVLVAPHGIDDILQMSVNPVPRFAKNNDLLKIYEHRVQNKNWLTIWPNVRIVSHLM; via the coding sequence GTGGTCATTCAAACAAAAGAAGATATACAAACCTTAATACAAGAAGATAAATGGATGATGGAGATACTAAAAACGGCCCGGCAGTTAGAACTTCCAGATTGGTGGATCTGTGCTGGGTTTCTCCGCTCTAAGATTTGGGATACATTACATGAATATATAGAAAGAACCCCATTAGCGGATATCGATGTGATTTATTTTGATCCCAACAATAAGGAGGAGTCTGAGGAGAAAAAGTGGGAGGATCAGCTACGGTGTTTGCTGCCTAATATCCCATGGTCTGTAAAAAACCAGGCTAGAATGCATAAGCTAAACAACCTGCCTCCTTATAAATCTTCCGTGGATGGAATAGCTAATTTTCCGGAAACGGTGACTGCTATAGGGGTTAAATTGGATGAGCAGAATAAAATTGTTCTCGTAGCTCCACATGGAATAGATGATATCCTGCAGATGAGTGTGAATCCAGTCCCTCGTTTTGCTAAAAATAATGATCTACTAAAAATTTACGAACACCGAGTACAAAACAAAAACTGGCTAACTATCTGGCCAAATGTAAGAATAGTAAGTCACCTCATGTGA
- a CDS encoding ABC transporter ATP-binding protein, which translates to MTVKKVLSLVGVSKSFGNKQVLNGVNLDVYEGQIIGYIGPNGAGKSTTVKLMLGLIDGYTGLIEIFGENILKGDFSYKKRIGYVPETAELYENLTAFEYLSFTGELYGLSSEEAEKKAFGLMKEFGLDAVFHQRISSFSKGMKQKVLIISSLLHDPDLLFFDEPLSGLDANSVMVIKEILAKLAQQGKTIFYSSHIMDVVEKISNRIVLLVGGQVVADGTFEELKMQNQEGSLEDIFNQLTGFNEHAEIAERFVNLVRGGNDYE; encoded by the coding sequence ATGACTGTAAAGAAAGTATTATCTTTAGTGGGTGTATCTAAAAGCTTTGGAAATAAACAAGTGCTGAATGGTGTTAATCTAGATGTATATGAAGGTCAAATTATTGGATATATTGGGCCAAATGGAGCTGGCAAAAGTACAACTGTAAAGTTGATGCTTGGACTTATAGATGGCTATACGGGACTTATAGAAATCTTTGGTGAAAATATTCTCAAAGGAGATTTTTCCTATAAAAAGCGGATTGGCTATGTGCCAGAGACAGCCGAGCTTTATGAAAATCTTACCGCATTCGAATATCTTTCCTTCACAGGGGAGCTTTACGGATTAAGTAGTGAGGAAGCGGAGAAAAAGGCTTTCGGATTGATGAAGGAATTTGGTTTAGATGCTGTATTTCATCAACGAATTTCCTCTTTTTCAAAAGGGATGAAGCAGAAGGTATTAATCATTTCGAGTTTGTTACACGATCCGGATTTATTGTTTTTCGATGAACCGCTTAGTGGTTTAGATGCGAACAGTGTGATGGTTATAAAAGAGATACTTGCTAAGCTTGCGCAGCAAGGGAAGACCATTTTTTATTCTTCTCATATTATGGATGTTGTAGAGAAAATCAGCAACCGAATTGTATTATTAGTAGGTGGTCAGGTAGTGGCAGATGGAACTTTTGAAGAACTGAAAATGCAAAACCAGGAAGGATCCTTAGAAGATATCTTCAATCAGTTGACTGGTTTTAATGAGCATGCGGAAATTGCAGAGAGATTTGTGAATTTAGTTCGTGGAGGCAACGACTATGAATGA
- a CDS encoding CynX/NimT family MFS transporter has protein sequence MLTNNETNKKTIVLLIIGIIFISTTLRAPLTAVGPIISYIRDGLDISNVLAGFITTIPLLAFAIVSPFVPKIARRYGMEMTLFLAILLLAVGIVIRSIGTSSFLLLGTALIGVAIAFGNVLLPSFIKLKFPLQIGLMTGVFTVSMNLSAGIGAGISFPIADGTAYGWQGALGFWAILAIIACIIWLPQIKKKQIVVASPTTNAEKAKSILRSPLTWTITLCMGLQSLIFYTTAAWIPEILQTQGMDAEKSGWMLSIMQFAQLPMTFLIPILAGRLKDQRILVLFFTIFYLIGFTGLLFGDISLTLLWMIALGLGGGASFGLVMMFFSLRSRTPMEAADLSGVAQSIGYLLAAVGPVFFGFIHDETGSWHTPMILFMVTVALLFFAGMHAGRDRYVSEEV, from the coding sequence TTGTTAACTAATAATGAAACGAATAAAAAAACAATTGTTCTATTAATAATTGGAATTATTTTCATATCCACTACACTACGTGCACCGCTTACCGCTGTAGGACCAATTATTTCGTACATTCGAGATGGATTAGACATTTCGAATGTTTTAGCAGGATTTATCACTACGATTCCACTTTTAGCATTTGCAATCGTCTCTCCTTTTGTCCCAAAGATTGCACGACGTTACGGGATGGAAATGACACTCTTTCTGGCAATACTATTATTGGCAGTCGGGATTGTTATTCGCTCAATTGGAACATCATCCTTCCTGCTATTAGGCACTGCTTTAATAGGAGTTGCGATAGCTTTTGGTAATGTATTACTTCCAAGCTTCATAAAGCTGAAATTTCCTTTACAGATTGGTCTAATGACGGGAGTATTTACCGTTTCCATGAACTTGTCTGCCGGTATTGGCGCAGGTATCAGCTTTCCAATAGCAGATGGGACTGCATATGGTTGGCAAGGTGCACTCGGTTTTTGGGCAATTCTTGCGATAATCGCATGTATCATTTGGTTACCTCAGATCAAGAAAAAACAAATAGTTGTCGCAAGTCCTACAACTAATGCGGAAAAAGCTAAATCTATTTTAAGATCACCTTTAACTTGGACTATCACTTTATGTATGGGGCTACAATCGCTCATTTTTTATACAACTGCCGCATGGATTCCTGAAATTCTCCAAACACAAGGAATGGATGCAGAAAAGTCTGGTTGGATGCTTTCCATTATGCAATTTGCTCAGCTTCCAATGACTTTCCTTATCCCAATTCTTGCAGGGCGACTGAAGGATCAGCGAATACTTGTTTTGTTCTTTACGATTTTCTATCTAATTGGTTTCACCGGATTATTATTTGGAGATATTTCTCTTACACTACTTTGGATGATTGCACTTGGTTTAGGTGGAGGTGCATCTTTCGGTCTTGTGATGATGTTCTTCTCACTGCGATCTCGCACTCCTATGGAAGCAGCTGATTTATCAGGGGTTGCTCAGTCAATCGGATATTTACTCGCAGCAGTTGGTCCAGTATTCTTCGGATTTATCCACGATGAAACGGGCAGCTGGCATACACCAATGATATTATTTATGGTCACGGTCGCTCTCCTATTTTTTGCTGGCATGCATGCAGGAAGAGATAGATATGTTTCGGAGGAAGTTTAA
- a CDS encoding nitric oxide synthase oxygenase has product MLEEAQDFIRLFYNETGKAEQEMFTRLIEIENQINTVGSYEHTTEELEFGAKVAWRNSNKCIGRLFWQSLTVFDKRDIHTEDAIFEALLAHMQFATNEGRIRPTITIFSQKDIRIWNHQLIRYAGYETEDWIIGDSDSIDFTKKCEELGWKGKRTNFDVLPLVIQVKNHPPKLFDIPEQYILEVPIRHPEYDWFEDLQLKWYAVPMISSMKLEIGGITYATAPFNGWYMGTEIGARNLADEYRYNMLPAVARCMGLNTKSNASLWKDRALLELNAAVLYSYKKDGVSIVDHHTAAQQFKKFEEIEKDAGRNVTGNWTWLIPPMSPATTHIFHKPYNNEKVTPNYSYQPSPY; this is encoded by the coding sequence ATGTTAGAGGAGGCACAAGATTTTATTCGCCTTTTTTATAATGAAACTGGCAAAGCGGAACAAGAGATGTTCACGCGGTTAATAGAAATAGAAAATCAGATTAATACAGTAGGTAGCTACGAACATACCACAGAAGAGTTAGAATTCGGAGCCAAGGTGGCATGGCGTAATAGCAATAAATGCATCGGACGCTTGTTTTGGCAAAGCCTTACTGTTTTCGATAAACGAGATATACATACTGAGGACGCTATATTTGAAGCGCTCCTTGCGCATATGCAGTTTGCGACAAATGAAGGTCGGATTAGGCCGACCATTACAATATTTTCACAAAAGGATATACGCATTTGGAATCATCAGCTAATCAGATATGCGGGCTATGAAACGGAAGATTGGATTATTGGGGATTCCGATTCTATAGATTTTACGAAAAAATGTGAGGAGCTTGGTTGGAAAGGGAAGAGAACCAATTTTGATGTACTGCCACTAGTCATTCAAGTAAAGAATCATCCGCCGAAACTATTTGATATTCCTGAGCAATATATTTTGGAGGTGCCGATTCGTCATCCGGAATATGACTGGTTTGAGGACTTACAATTGAAATGGTATGCAGTTCCGATGATTTCAAGTATGAAGTTAGAAATTGGAGGTATTACTTACGCTACTGCTCCGTTTAATGGATGGTATATGGGTACGGAAATTGGTGCACGCAATCTGGCAGATGAATATCGCTACAATATGTTACCTGCAGTTGCAAGATGTATGGGATTAAATACAAAATCTAATGCTTCTCTTTGGAAAGACCGAGCTCTATTGGAACTAAATGCAGCTGTGTTATATTCCTATAAAAAAGACGGTGTTAGTATTGTAGATCATCATACTGCAGCGCAGCAATTTAAGAAGTTTGAAGAAATTGAAAAGGATGCAGGTCGTAACGTCACAGGTAATTGGACATGGCTTATTCCACCAATGTCACCTGCTACCACGCATATTTTTCATAAGCCATATAATAATGAAAAAGTAACGCCGAATTATTCCTATCAACCATCACCGTATTAA
- a CDS encoding excalibur calcium-binding domain-containing protein, whose product MKRISVILLSATLLLGVSTISPTTTDAASKTFANCKELNKTYKGGVSKAANIKNKGGKTKYTPFVSKEIYEANIKSDRDKDGIACER is encoded by the coding sequence ATGAAAAGGATTTCAGTAATTTTACTTTCTGCAACATTGCTATTGGGTGTTTCTACGATTTCACCAACCACGACAGACGCAGCATCAAAAACATTCGCAAACTGCAAGGAGTTAAATAAAACATATAAAGGTGGAGTCTCTAAAGCCGCAAATATAAAAAATAAAGGCGGAAAAACAAAATATACTCCATTTGTATCAAAGGAAATTTATGAAGCTAACATTAAAAGCGACCGTGATAAAGATGGCATTGCATGTGAGAGATAA
- a CDS encoding site-specific integrase, which yields MRGSVKKRGTWGYVVDIGRDPFTGKRKQKTQDGFKRQKDAQAALNKVLNEIDVQGYIEPSKEIFSSFIESWFTSHYEKRIKETTAANIQSLINKHLIRENPFADKPLSKITTEDIDAFYNLKIDEEYSSSYIRKMHQILNQAFNQAVKWKRIKYNPVIDADPPAVTKEEMKIWSYDEINTFLEHCKGERHHLTFLLAIYTGLRRGEILGLKWSDIDLVNKMIRVQRSLAYIPKKGYILTSTKTRKSNRIVPISDMVVNELVKYRKQQEIWKEQLSEQYLDEDLVICTETGSKQDPRNVLRALKRLITTSNVTHIRFHDFRHTHASILISKGVDVVKVSKRLGHANAKITLETYAHLVPDEGNDLADVFEKALEKIS from the coding sequence ATGAGAGGCAGCGTAAAAAAGAGAGGGACATGGGGTTACGTAGTGGATATAGGAAGAGATCCTTTTACTGGTAAACGTAAACAAAAAACACAAGATGGTTTTAAACGCCAAAAAGATGCACAAGCAGCTCTTAACAAAGTGCTTAATGAAATTGATGTACAAGGATATATAGAACCAAGTAAAGAAATTTTTTCCTCTTTTATTGAAAGTTGGTTTACATCTCACTATGAAAAACGAATTAAAGAAACCACGGCAGCTAATATCCAATCACTAATTAATAAACACTTAATAAGAGAAAATCCATTTGCTGATAAACCTTTATCAAAAATTACGACAGAAGATATTGATGCTTTTTATAACCTTAAAATTGATGAAGAGTATAGTTCTAGTTATATTCGTAAAATGCATCAAATACTAAATCAAGCATTCAATCAAGCAGTTAAATGGAAAAGAATCAAATACAATCCAGTGATTGATGCTGATCCACCTGCTGTGACAAAAGAAGAGATGAAAATTTGGTCTTATGATGAAATCAATACGTTTCTTGAACACTGTAAAGGGGAAAGACATCATTTAACTTTCTTACTTGCGATTTATACAGGATTGAGACGAGGCGAGATTTTAGGGTTAAAATGGAGCGATATTGATTTGGTAAATAAAATGATTCGTGTTCAACGTTCGTTAGCATATATTCCAAAAAAAGGTTATATTTTAACGTCAACTAAGACTCGGAAATCCAATCGAATCGTTCCAATTTCGGATATGGTTGTGAATGAGTTAGTTAAATACCGAAAACAACAAGAAATTTGGAAAGAGCAACTTAGTGAACAATATCTGGATGAAGACCTTGTGATATGTACGGAAACAGGATCAAAACAAGATCCTCGAAATGTGTTACGAGCGTTGAAAAGGCTGATTACCACTTCAAACGTAACCCATATTCGATTCCACGATTTCCGTCACACACACGCATCCATTTTAATTTCTAAGGGTGTTGATGTTGTGAAGGTGTCAAAACGTTTGGGACACGCTAATGCTAAAATAACCTTAGAAACATATGCTCACCTCGTTCCAGATGAAGGTAATGATTTAGCAGATGTTTTTGAAAAAGCACTGGAAAAAATCTCGTGA
- a CDS encoding helix-turn-helix domain-containing protein, which translates to MHKNVEDYPMILNAEHIAEILMISKPTAYELMEQTSFPLIRIGRSKRVLKDKFFNWLSQQQVCGL; encoded by the coding sequence ATGCACAAAAATGTTGAAGATTATCCAATGATTTTGAACGCCGAACATATAGCTGAAATTTTGATGATTTCCAAACCAACTGCTTATGAACTAATGGAACAGACTTCATTTCCATTAATCCGTATTGGTCGAAGTAAACGAGTTTTGAAGGATAAATTTTTTAACTGGCTTTCACAGCAACAGGTATGCGGCTTATAA
- a CDS encoding AAA family ATPase: MILGVFINGFKSYGQTAYIHLCKNDKYKFTTIVGKNGTGKSAILEALNCYFKQGVWNSNRNSKNKEDMFISPVFLIEKNSIEQWLKSSPEFKSKSQDIITGLEKVSKYLWEEANETFKGATRRPYIKEFFKEIDELKRRYSNTHYLLVIGRNVDSKGTSKPFSSIVKEFGEITLDQVNNVIENYYNYIYIPVEQQARLTLRIENIQMQKVMNQNVISKIEELLKEKLRVDDKNQSFIDHVNGQLNVFIEDINNIIKLVNPDYEFKAIRNRKQNLTASDIVDNILEGYFSKRTLKSSQKEIEELSSGEQRRAMIDIIYAFLKNRGKEAEANGRNVILAIDEPEVSQDLTNCFDQFERLERLANDFGNQVMVTTHWYGILPVIENGTLLHLSETEDSSYKNKFSTFDFYNYLDNQEYFPDEITLKSIYDLAISLSTYIRKESSKHLILCEGGTDKRYLETLLDTNKVRILPVGGINNVRNIYNLLVMPLKIDKRANSVKKVLCLTDTDSNLINNSDLGKDPSGNIQLKRLQINTSSNRLDLMSFDNFNPSAAYTVTRIEDVLDPKIYKKVIESVIEEYKKDYGDIAFDEYELNEDSMFTNLKGDSHFIFCKTNQANKNKNEFISFIESKKTLLSFKYVEEVNSALISEGSSQIPPVFISIKDFFKEDVLNIPSSLSILQ, encoded by the coding sequence ATGATTTTGGGTGTATTTATTAACGGTTTTAAATCTTACGGACAAACTGCATATATACATTTATGTAAAAATGATAAATATAAATTCACAACAATTGTAGGTAAAAACGGAACTGGAAAAAGTGCGATTTTAGAAGCCTTAAATTGCTATTTTAAACAAGGAGTATGGAATTCTAATAGAAATAGTAAAAATAAAGAAGACATGTTTATCTCTCCTGTATTCCTTATAGAAAAAAACTCAATAGAACAATGGTTGAAAAGCTCTCCTGAGTTTAAATCAAAATCTCAAGATATAATAACTGGATTAGAAAAGGTTAGTAAGTATCTTTGGGAAGAGGCAAATGAGACATTCAAAGGCGCTACAAGAAGACCATATATAAAGGAATTCTTTAAAGAAATTGACGAACTTAAACGGAGATATTCTAATACACATTATTTATTAGTGATAGGAAGAAACGTTGATTCTAAGGGTACTAGTAAACCTTTCTCATCTATAGTAAAAGAATTTGGAGAAATAACATTAGATCAAGTTAATAATGTCATTGAAAATTACTATAACTATATTTATATTCCTGTAGAACAGCAGGCACGGTTAACGCTTAGAATTGAGAATATACAAATGCAAAAAGTAATGAATCAAAACGTTATATCAAAGATTGAAGAACTCTTAAAGGAGAAATTGAGAGTAGATGATAAGAATCAATCTTTTATAGACCATGTAAATGGTCAATTAAATGTATTTATTGAGGATATAAATAACATTATTAAATTAGTGAACCCAGATTACGAATTTAAAGCAATAAGAAATAGAAAGCAAAATTTAACAGCCTCAGATATAGTAGATAATATTTTGGAAGGATATTTTTCTAAGAGAACTTTAAAAAGTTCCCAAAAAGAGATTGAAGAATTGAGTTCTGGTGAACAACGCAGAGCAATGATTGATATAATATATGCATTTCTCAAAAATAGAGGAAAAGAAGCAGAAGCTAATGGTAGAAATGTAATATTAGCAATTGATGAACCAGAAGTTTCACAAGATCTTACAAATTGTTTTGATCAATTCGAAAGATTGGAAAGGCTTGCCAATGATTTTGGAAATCAGGTTATGGTAACAACACATTGGTACGGTATTCTACCAGTAATAGAAAATGGAACTCTTTTACATTTATCTGAAACTGAAGATTCGAGTTATAAGAATAAATTTTCAACTTTTGACTTCTATAATTATCTTGATAATCAAGAGTACTTCCCAGATGAGATTACACTTAAAAGTATTTATGATTTGGCAATAAGTCTCTCAACATACATTAGGAAGGAATCCTCCAAACATTTAATTTTATGCGAAGGAGGAACCGATAAAAGGTACTTAGAGACCTTATTAGATACTAATAAGGTTAGAATTCTGCCAGTTGGAGGAATTAATAATGTAAGAAATATCTATAATCTATTAGTAATGCCACTGAAAATTGATAAGAGAGCCAACAGTGTAAAAAAAGTTCTTTGTCTAACAGACACAGATTCGAATTTAATTAATAACTCAGATTTAGGGAAAGATCCGTCTGGAAATATTCAATTGAAACGACTTCAAATAAATACTAGTAGTAATAGGTTAGATTTGATGAGTTTTGATAATTTTAACCCAAGTGCAGCATATACGGTTACTAGGATTGAAGATGTTTTAGATCCCAAAATATATAAAAAGGTAATAGAATCTGTTATAGAAGAATATAAAAAGGATTATGGGGATATTGCATTTGATGAATATGAATTAAATGAAGATTCAATGTTTACTAATCTTAAAGGAGATTCACATTTTATATTTTGTAAAACTAATCAAGCAAATAAAAATAAAAATGAATTTATTTCATTTATCGAATCTAAAAAAACACTTTTATCCTTCAAATATGTAGAAGAAGTTAATAGTGCCTTAATATCAGAGGGAAGTTCTCAAATACCTCCAGTATTTATTAGTATAAAAGACTTTTTTAAAGAGGATGTATTAAATATTCCATCATCGTTATCTATATTACAGTAA